One Ilumatobacter coccineus YM16-304 genomic window, CAGATCGCCGATCCGGCGGTCGGCCCCGTCGACGAGCTCGTCGCCGACCTGATGGCCCGCAATCAAGACGTGTTGTGCGTCGGCGACGGTGCGCGTCGGTATCGCGACGAGATCATCGAGGGCTACCACTGCGAGGTGGGCGGCGACGACCATCCGTCGGCGTCACCACTGGTGCAGCTCGCCCACGCCCGTGCGCTGCGCGAAGACTGGGTCAACGCTCGCGAGATCGAACCGATGTACCTCCGAGCACCCGACGCCGTCATCAACTGGGCGACGAGGGCGAGTCGCGGATGAGCGTGATCGAGCGCATGCTGCGCCGCGACGACCGCCCCGCCGACGGCGAGGGCCTCGTCATCGAGAAGATGCGCAAGCGCGACCTCAAGGCCGGCGTGTTCGAGATCGAGCGGAGCGCCTACCCCAAGCCCTGGTCGGCCGGTGTCTTCCAGAGCGAGATCGAGCAGATGAAGGCGGGCACCCGGCACTACGTCGTCGCCCGCCTCGACGGCCGCATCGTCGGACACGGCGGGCTCTGGTTCACCGCCGACGAGGCGCACGTCACCAACGTCGCGGTGCATCCCGATGCCCGTCGGACCGGGGTGGCGACGCAACTGATGTTGGTGTTGGCCGACGAGGCGATCCGCCGCGGCTGCAACGCCTGGACGCTCGAGGTCCGCGTGTCGAGCACCGGGGCGCAGGCGCTCTACCGCAAGTTCGGGTTCGCACCGGCCGGCATCCGACAGCGCTACTACGAGAACAGTGAGGACGCGATCGTCATGTGGTGTCACGACATCGGAACCGACGAGTACCGCGCCCGCCTCGACGCGGTGAGGGAGGGCTCGTCATGAGCGACCACGACCTCGTCGTCGACGAATCGACCTTGGTGCTCGGCATCGAGACCAGCTGCGACGAGACCGCTGCGGCGCTCGTGCTCGGCGGCAACGACGTCGTGTCGAACGTCGTCTCGACGCAGATCGACCTGCACGCAGAGTTCGGTGGCGTGGTGCCCGAGATCGCGTCACGCGCGCACCTCGACGTGCTCAACCCCGTCGTGGCTCGGGCCATCGTCGAAGGTGGTGTCGACGAGTCGCGCATCGACGCCGTGGCCTGCACCGTCGGCCCCGGCCTCGTGGGTGCACTGCTCGTCGGTGTGTCGGCGGCCAAGTCGCTGGCCCTGGCGTGGGACAAGCCGTTCATCGGCGTCAACCACATGGAGGCGCACCTGTACGCCGCCTCGCTCGAAGATCCCACGCTCGAGTTCCCACTCGTCGTCATGCTCGTGTCGGGTGGCCACACGATGCTGATCGAGATGCGCGGGCACGGGCAGTACGTGCTGCTCGGCCAGACCATCGACGACGCGGCCGGTGAAGCGTTCGACAAGGTGGCCCGGTTCCTCGAACTCGGCTACCCGGGCGGCCCGGCGATCGACCGGGCGGCCATGCTCGGCGACCCCGACGCGATCCCGTTCCCGCGGGCGATGAAAGACGACGGGCTGGACTTCTCGTTCTCGGGGCTCAAGACCGCGGTGATGAACTACGTGCGCAAGCATCCCGATGTCGGTGACGCCGACGTGGCCGCGTCGTTCCAGATGGCGGTCGTCGACGTGCTCGTGCACAAGGCCCGCAAGGCGGCGAAGCAGGTGGGCGCGACCGGCATCGTGCTCGGTGGCGGCGTCGCCGCGAACTCGCTCCTGCGAGAAGAACTCCTCGGCGCGTGCGAAACCGACGGGATCCAAGGGTTCCTGCCGAGCCGCGAGATGTGCACCGACAACGCGGCGATGATCGCTG contains:
- the tsaD gene encoding tRNA (adenosine(37)-N6)-threonylcarbamoyltransferase complex transferase subunit TsaD, giving the protein MSDHDLVVDESTLVLGIETSCDETAAALVLGGNDVVSNVVSTQIDLHAEFGGVVPEIASRAHLDVLNPVVARAIVEGGVDESRIDAVACTVGPGLVGALLVGVSAAKSLALAWDKPFIGVNHMEAHLYAASLEDPTLEFPLVVMLVSGGHTMLIEMRGHGQYVLLGQTIDDAAGEAFDKVARFLELGYPGGPAIDRAAMLGDPDAIPFPRAMKDDGLDFSFSGLKTAVMNYVRKHPDVGDADVAASFQMAVVDVLVHKARKAAKQVGATGIVLGGGVAANSLLREELLGACETDGIQGFLPSREMCTDNAAMIAAAGWHRLRSDGPTPLDVGATPNLRLPLLEA
- the rimI gene encoding ribosomal protein S18-alanine N-acetyltransferase — its product is MSVIERMLRRDDRPADGEGLVIEKMRKRDLKAGVFEIERSAYPKPWSAGVFQSEIEQMKAGTRHYVVARLDGRIVGHGGLWFTADEAHVTNVAVHPDARRTGVATQLMLVLADEAIRRGCNAWTLEVRVSSTGAQALYRKFGFAPAGIRQRYYENSEDAIVMWCHDIGTDEYRARLDAVREGSS